One region of Cottoperca gobio chromosome 19, fCotGob3.1, whole genome shotgun sequence genomic DNA includes:
- the ccr10 gene encoding C-C chemokine receptor type 10, with protein MDMIHDDDGIDEMGFDFSNYPLWNISDSSNFSDLESGFCDAGELEFTIKMFQTCIFCLIFVLGVVGNCLVIATFSIYRRLRLRSMTDVFLFHLALADLLLLLTLPLQAIDTHRGWIFSSCLCKATRACYAINTYSGLLLLACISVDRYMLVARAQQMLRLRSRMITGGKVAAVAVWFVAALLSLPEILYSGVSESSIEAYCGMLKSGRVKMATNAAIIAVFCLSLFVMVTCYSLIAQVLREGNAHGRGKQGDHQRTLKLMVTLVLVFLVFQLPYTVVLSRKMAGEFCNLLLEYITCTLAYTRCCLNPILYALVGVRFRNDVLTLIRDSGSQCGRWLVPQTVSFTSISPISPSQTALPACSPTSPNAVHRFQFPEIK; from the coding sequence ATGGATATGATCCATGATGATGACGGCATCGATGAGATGGGCTTTGACTTTTCAAACTACCCGTTGTGGAATATAAGTGACAGCTCAAACTTCAGTGATTTGGAGTCGGGCTTTTGTGATGCTGGAGAGCTGGAGTTCACCATCAAAATGTTCCAGACTTGCATTTTCTGCCTGATCTTCGTGCTGGGCGTGGTGGGAAACTGCCTGGTGATTGCCACCTTTTCTATCTACCGCCGCCTACGGCTTCGCTCCATGACCGACGTCTTCCTGTTCCACTTGGCGCTGGCTGACCTTCTCCTGCTCCTCACGCTCCCATTGCAGGCCATCGACACTCACCGGGGTTGGATCTTCTCCAGTTGCCTTTGCAAAGCCACGCGTGCATGCTACGCTATCAACACATATAGTGGGCTTCTGCTGCTGGCCTGCATCAGCGTTGACCGCTACATGTTGGTGGCACGAGCCCAACAGATGCTCAGGCTGCGCAGTCGTATGATAACAGGCGGGAAAGTAGCTGCTGTAGCTGTGTGGTTTGTTGCTGCGCTCCTCAGCCTGCCTGAAATCCTCTATTCTGGGGTGTCAGAGTCCAGCATTGAAGCATACTGCGGCATGCTAAAGAGTGGAAGAGTCAAAATGGCCACCAATGCAGCCATCATTGCTGTTTTCTGCCTGTCTTTGTTCGTTATGGTGACGTGCTACTCTTTGATAGCTCAAGTGCTGAGGGAAGGGAACGCACATGGGCGGGGGAAGCAGGGGGATCACCAGCGCACCTTGAAGCTGATGGTGACTCTGGTGCTGGTTTTTCTGGTATTCCAGCTGCCGTACACAGTGGTGCTGTCACGTAAGATGGCAGGGGAGTTTTGTAATCTGCTGTTGGAGTACATCACCTGCACTTTGGCATACACCCGCTGTTGCCTCAACCCTATCCTGTACGCCCTGGTGGGCGTGAGGTTCCGCAACGACGTGTTGACGCTCATCCGTGATTCCGGCAGCCAGTGTGGGCGCTGGCTTGTGCCACAGACTGTGAGCTTCACCTCCATCTCCCCGATTTCACCTTCTCAAACAGCGCTCCCTGCTTGCTCTCCAACATCCCCCAACGCAGTCCACCGATTTCAGTTTCCAGAAATCAAATAA